One genomic window of Musa acuminata AAA Group cultivar baxijiao unplaced genomic scaffold, Cavendish_Baxijiao_AAA HiC_scaffold_1137, whole genome shotgun sequence includes the following:
- the LOC135670982 gene encoding small ribosomal subunit protein uS3y-like isoform X3 yields MVIRSGKLRAQSAKSMKFKDGYMISSSQPIHEYRGFAVRHLLLRQEKDARDVEIPNIRWEVFELMMRFIYIGSVEITNDIA; encoded by the exons GTGATACGAAGTGGAAAACTCAGAGCTCAAAGTGCCAAATCAATGAAGTTCAAGGATGGTTACATGATTTCTTCTAGTCAGCCTATCCATGAATACAGAGGTTTTGCTGTGAGGCATCTTCTCCTCAGACAG GAGAAGGACGCAAGAGACGTTGAGATTCCTAACATAAGATGGGAGGTCTTTGAATTGATGATGCG ATTCATATACATAGGATCGGTTGAGATCACTAATGATATCGCGTAA